TCAACCTGGACATCAACCACGTGGCCTTCGCGGGCCTCTCCAAGTACGACGGCGCCGAGCAGCGCGAGCTGTACCCGGACGAGCTCGCGCAGATTGCCGGTCGCGCCGGGCGCCACCTCAACGACGGCAGCTTCGGGACGTTGAACCCCTTGCCCGAGCTGCCGCCGCGCGTGGTCTCGGCCATCGAGTCCCACCGCTTCCCAGCCGTGCGAAGGCTGGTGTGGCGCTCCTCCACACTGGACTTCGGAAGCCCCGAGGCCCTGCTGGACTCGCTCGCGCGCGCCCCCGACCATCCGGCCTTCCAGCGCGTGGAGCGCGCGGACGACTTCGATGCGCTGCGCGCGCTCGCGCAGCTGCCCGCCGTGCAGGACGTCACCCGCGACCCGGCCGCCGTGCAGCTGCTGTGGCAGGTGTGCCAGGTGCCCGACTTCCGCAAGGGCCTCTTCGGCCAGCACGTGGCGCTCTTGCGCGACACCTTCCTCCAGCTCACGGCCGGTGACGGGCGGCTCGAGCAGGCCTGGCTCGCGCGGCAGGTGAACCCGCTGGAGGACGTGAGCGGGGACATCCACACGCTGATGGACCGGCTCGCCGCCATCCGCATCTGGACCTACGTGAGCCACCGCTCCGCCTGGCTGCACGAGGCCGAGGCCTGGCAGGAGCGCACGCGCCGCATCGAGGACGCGCTGGGAGACGCGCTGCACGCGCGGCTGGTGGAGCGCTTCGTGCACCGCGCGGCCCGCCTCAGCGCCCGGCGCTTCGCCCGCGCCGCCGCGCGCCCCACGGCCGCCCCGGACAGCCCCTTCGCGAAGCTGGGCCTCCTGCGCGACGAGCTGGTGGACGCGGACGGCGGCGTGATGACGGAAGAGCAGTTCGTGGAGCGCGTGGTGGACGCGACCCACGAGGCCTTCGAGGTGACGCCCGCGGGTGTCGTCTCCTTCGAGGGCCAGCTGCTCGCGCGCCTCGTGCCCGGCAACGACCGGCGCTCGCCGCAGGTGGCGCTGAGCGAGCCGGACGTGTGGACGGGCGGCGCGCGCCGGCGCCTCGAGCGGCGCCTCGTGGCGCTCACGCGCGACCTGGTCACCGAGGCGATGGGCGGCTTTCCCGCGGACACCCTCACCGGCGAGGGGCAGGCCCCACCGCTGCGCGGCCTCGCGTACCGGCTCGCGCAGGGGCTGGGGGTGGTGCCCCAGCACGAGGCGCACGAGCAGTGGCGGCTGCTCGACGAGCCCACGCGCCAGCGCCTGCGCGAGCTGGGCATCCGCGAGGGCCAGCGCTACCTCTACGTCGCGGACGCGCTCCTGCCCCAGGCCCTCGAGCGCCGCTGCATGCTCACCGCCCTCTTCGAGCAGCAGCCCCTGCCCGCGGGCGCGCCCGGCGACGCGGTGCTCGCGCTCGCGGCGCTGGGGGGAAGGGATGCGCAGCGGCTCGGCTACGCGGCCGTGGGCCCGGTGGCGCTGCGCATCGACATCCTCGAGCGCCTGCTCGAGGGGCTGCGCGCCCCGCAGGGGATGCCCGGAGTGAACGCGCTGCTGCAGGAGCTGGACCTGGTGGGCGGCGTGCGCGCGCAGGTGCTGCGCGAGCTCGGCGCGCCTGCGTCCGAAGCACCCGCGGGGCCGAGGCGCCGGCGCCGGCGCGAGCGCCGGGAGCCCGTCGCGCCCGCGCCGCAGCCGTCTCCTCCCGTGCAGAGCGCGGAGCCCGTGTACATCCGCATCAAGCGGCTGCCGCGCCCGGACGCGGCGCCCGCGAAGCCCGCCGCGGTGGACGAGGACGCGCAGGCCTGAGGCTCAGGCCCCGGCCTTCGTGCGCGCCTCCAGCGCACGCACCACCGCGACCATGTCCTCGCCGCCGTGGCCCAGCGCCACCGTCTCCCGGTAGAGCGCGTGGCAGGCGTCGAGCAGCGGCGAGGCCAGCTGCGCGCGGCGCGCCGCCTCGGCGACGAGCTGGTTGTTCTTGAGCACGTCCGCGGCCGCGGCCTGCGCGGCGAAGTCGCCCGCCACCAGCTTCTGCGCCTTCACGCGCGAGACGCTGCTCGCCATGGGCCCCGCGTCGAGCACCGCGCGCAGCGTGTCCAGGCTCAAGCCCTGCCGCTCGGCGAAGTGCACCGCCTCCGCGAGCCCCGTCACCATGGTGATGAGGAAGAGGTTCACCGAGAGCTTCATCAAGAGCGCGTTGGGCACGGCGCCGCAGGGCACGGCCTCGTGGCACATGGGGCGCAAGAGCGGGCGCACCGCCTCCACGGCCTCTGGCGCCCCCGCGAGCATCGCGACCAGCTGCCCCGCCTCCGCGGGCTTGCGCGAGCCGGAGACGGGCGCCTCCACGTACTGCGCGCCCGCGGCGCGCAGGTCCGCCTCCAGCCCGCGCGAGTACTCGGGCGAGGTGGTGCCCATGTGCACCACGGTGCGGCCCGCGACGAGCTGCGCGAAGCGCGGCGTGCCGCGGCCGAGCACGGCGTCGATGGAGTCCCCGTCCGCGAGCATGAGGATGACGGTGTGTGCCCGCTCGAACACCTCCGCGGCGCTCGCTGTCACCTGCGCCCCGGCGGCGCGCAGGGGCTCGCACTTGTCCGCGCTGCGGTTCCACACCACGAGCGGCGTGCCCGCGCGCGCGAGGTTGAGGGCCATGGGCTGTCCCATCAGCCCCAGCCCGATGAAGCCCAGTTCGTGCTGCATACCCACCTCCGTGCGGGCAGGGTAGCGCTGCGCACCCTGCAGCGACAGGCTTCCCTGTGGCCCGATGCGCAGCACCTTTCGCCAGGAGTGCGAAGTGCCAGGGCCCCCGTTACAGGGGGGCCACCGTCCCAACCCAGCGCGGAGGCAGTCCATGCGAGCAGCGAGCTACGAGCGCA
This region of Aggregicoccus sp. 17bor-14 genomic DNA includes:
- a CDS encoding NAD(P)-dependent oxidoreductase; the protein is MQHELGFIGLGLMGQPMALNLARAGTPLVVWNRSADKCEPLRAAGAQVTASAAEVFERAHTVILMLADGDSIDAVLGRGTPRFAQLVAGRTVVHMGTTSPEYSRGLEADLRAAGAQYVEAPVSGSRKPAEAGQLVAMLAGAPEAVEAVRPLLRPMCHEAVPCGAVPNALLMKLSVNLFLITMVTGLAEAVHFAERQGLSLDTLRAVLDAGPMASSVSRVKAQKLVAGDFAAQAAAADVLKNNQLVAEAARRAQLASPLLDACHALYRETVALGHGGEDMVAVVRALEARTKAGA
- a CDS encoding helicase-related protein, with amino-acid sequence MRSRPSGRSPLVVAELGPTNTGKTHRAIERMLEHGSGMMGLPLRLLAREVYDRVTARVGEGRVALMTGEEKRLPPRADYWICTVEAMPTDREVDFLAVDEIQLAAHRERGHVFTDRLLHARGRAETWFLGADTMRPLIHELIPQAAVRRATRMSQLRSFGRRSLKGLPPRSAVVAFSADRVYELAEALRHLRGGVAVVLGSLSPRTRNAQVAMYQAGEVQYLVATDAIGMGLNLDINHVAFAGLSKYDGAEQRELYPDELAQIAGRAGRHLNDGSFGTLNPLPELPPRVVSAIESHRFPAVRRLVWRSSTLDFGSPEALLDSLARAPDHPAFQRVERADDFDALRALAQLPAVQDVTRDPAAVQLLWQVCQVPDFRKGLFGQHVALLRDTFLQLTAGDGRLEQAWLARQVNPLEDVSGDIHTLMDRLAAIRIWTYVSHRSAWLHEAEAWQERTRRIEDALGDALHARLVERFVHRAARLSARRFARAAARPTAAPDSPFAKLGLLRDELVDADGGVMTEEQFVERVVDATHEAFEVTPAGVVSFEGQLLARLVPGNDRRSPQVALSEPDVWTGGARRRLERRLVALTRDLVTEAMGGFPADTLTGEGQAPPLRGLAYRLAQGLGVVPQHEAHEQWRLLDEPTRQRLRELGIREGQRYLYVADALLPQALERRCMLTALFEQQPLPAGAPGDAVLALAALGGRDAQRLGYAAVGPVALRIDILERLLEGLRAPQGMPGVNALLQELDLVGGVRAQVLRELGAPASEAPAGPRRRRRRERREPVAPAPQPSPPVQSAEPVYIRIKRLPRPDAAPAKPAAVDEDAQA